In the Brassica napus cultivar Da-Ae chromosome A7, Da-Ae, whole genome shotgun sequence genome, one interval contains:
- the LOC106406950 gene encoding probable RNA-binding protein ARP1 isoform X3, with the protein MTGGIGLGDTTYTKVFVGGLAWETHKDTLKKHFEQFGEILEAVVITDKASGRSKGYGFVTFKEADAASKACVDATPVIDGRRANCNLASLGLQRSKPSTPNHVLGGGRINNMRVMMNTMQTGFGPPHPPTTFSHYPQLPLNLFGYSPYSSDFSPFPTSLYGVYDCYSGGQYGLYSNGNGGSGGLTAAAASAAPFYPCGSGGGHGGVQFTQPQPFYHHFSSYNNPHQYSPATISVQQVCFAVPQV; encoded by the exons ATGACGGGAGGAATAGGGTTGGGAGACACGACGTACACAAAGGTGTTTGTGGGAGGATTAGCTTGGGAGACGCACAAGGATACGTTGAAGAAGCACTTCGAGCAGTTTGGGGAGATTTTGGAAGCTGTAGTCATCACCGACAAGGCTTCGGGCAGATCTAAGGGCTACGGATTC GTGACATTCAAGGAGGCAGATGCGGCGAGCAAGGCTTGTGTGGACGCTACTCCGGTGATCGACGGAAGAAGAGCAAATTGCAACCTTGCCTCTCTTGGTCTTCAAAGATCCAAACCCTCCACTCCTAACCATg TGTTAGGGGGAGGGAGAATTAACAATATGAGAGTGATGATGAACACAATGCAGACTGGTTTTGGACCACCACATCCACCAACCACTTTCTCTCACTATCCCCAGCTCCCTCTCAATCTCTTTGG GTACTCTCCATACTCGTCAGATTTCTCTCCATTCCCTACG AGCTTATACGGCGTGTACGACTGCTATTCAGGGGGACAATATGGACTATATAGCAATGGAAACGGTGGAAGCGGTGGACTAACCGCAGCAGCCGCATCAGCTGCTCCATTTTATCCTTGTGGTAGCGGTGGAGGACATGGTGGGGTTCAATTCACTCAACCACAACCGTTTTATCATCACTTCTCTTCTTATAACAACCCGCACCAATACTCTCCTGCCACAATATCTGTTCAACAAG TGTGTTTTGCTGTGCCACAGGTGTAA
- the LOC125576510 gene encoding E3 ubiquitin-protein ligase SINA-like 10 produces MAEQQTPSAENQSSSTTPVSLTLLDPDVLECPICCEPLKIPIFQCENGHLACSQCCEKVKKICPSCKSPNGYSRCRAMERVIEACRVSCPNSKYGCKENTSFGNRSSHEKQCLFAPCFCPVPLNDCNYVGSDKNLRNHIRAKHKDHVIPIVFDTPLTLVMGSSEKIVCFQEKKDGELFVVQAFRKSYGLAVSVNCIAPSAHGLGRFSCCMDVIIDPCIKLKQAFTVREIQKKIHEEPKDSFMLIPSHMLMLTDWSFGIDICFSRGMDSFIRA; encoded by the exons ATGGCTGAGCAACAAACTCCGTCCGCTGAGAATCAAAGTAGTAGCACTACACCCGTTTCCCTGACTCTGTTGGATCCAGATGTTCTCGAATGCCCTATTTGCTGCGAGCCCCTGAAGATTCCTATATTTCAG TGTGAAAATGGCCATCTAGCCTGTTCTCAGTGCTGCGAAAAAGTGAAGAAGATTTGCCCGTCCTGTAAATCACCGAATGGGTACAGTCGTTGCAGAGCCATGGAGAGAGtcattgaagcatgtagagtgtCATGCCCAAATTCCAAATACGGGTGTAAAGAAAATACCTCGTTTGGAAATCGCTCTAGCCATGAGAAGCAGTGTCTTTTCGCCCCTTGTTTCTGCCCCGTGCCCTTGAATGATTGCAACTATGTTGGCTCAGACAAAAATCTCCGCAACCACATTCGTGCTAAACACAAGGACCATGTAATTCCGATTGTGTTTGATACTCCTTTAACCCTTGTCATGGGCTCGAGCGAGAAGATTGTCTGTTTTCAGGAAAAGAAAGATGGGGAACTGTTTGTGGTTCAAGCTTTTCGCAAATCGTATGGTTTGGCTGTCAGCGTGAACTGCATTGCACCATCGGCGCATGGGCTCGGAAGATTCTCCTGCTGTATGGATGTGATAATTGATCCTTGTATCAAACTAAAGCAGGCATTCACGGTTAGGGAAATCCAGAAGAAGATTCATGAAGAGCCCAAGGATAGTTTTATGTTGATTCCCTCGCATATGTTAATGCTTACTGACTGGAGCTTCGGTATTGATATTTGTTTCAGCCGTGGCATGGATAGTTTTATTCGTGCTTGA
- the LOC106406950 gene encoding probable RNA-binding protein ARP1 isoform X1, which yields MTGGIGLGDTTYTKVFVGGLAWETHKDTLKKHFEQFGEILEAVVITDKASGRSKGYGFVTFKEADAASKACVDATPVIDGRRANCNLASLGLQRSKPSTPNHVLGGGRINNMRVMMNTMQTGFGPPHPPTTFSHYPQLPLNLFGYSPYSSDFSPFPTSLYGVYDCYSGGQYGLYSNGNGGSGGLTAAAASAAPFYPCGSGGGHGGVQFTQPQPFYHHFSSYNNPHQYSPATISVQQGVTGFPLQPPLIPYR from the exons ATGACGGGAGGAATAGGGTTGGGAGACACGACGTACACAAAGGTGTTTGTGGGAGGATTAGCTTGGGAGACGCACAAGGATACGTTGAAGAAGCACTTCGAGCAGTTTGGGGAGATTTTGGAAGCTGTAGTCATCACCGACAAGGCTTCGGGCAGATCTAAGGGCTACGGATTC GTGACATTCAAGGAGGCAGATGCGGCGAGCAAGGCTTGTGTGGACGCTACTCCGGTGATCGACGGAAGAAGAGCAAATTGCAACCTTGCCTCTCTTGGTCTTCAAAGATCCAAACCCTCCACTCCTAACCATg TGTTAGGGGGAGGGAGAATTAACAATATGAGAGTGATGATGAACACAATGCAGACTGGTTTTGGACCACCACATCCACCAACCACTTTCTCTCACTATCCCCAGCTCCCTCTCAATCTCTTTGG GTACTCTCCATACTCGTCAGATTTCTCTCCATTCCCTACG AGCTTATACGGCGTGTACGACTGCTATTCAGGGGGACAATATGGACTATATAGCAATGGAAACGGTGGAAGCGGTGGACTAACCGCAGCAGCCGCATCAGCTGCTCCATTTTATCCTTGTGGTAGCGGTGGAGGACATGGTGGGGTTCAATTCACTCAACCACAACCGTTTTATCATCACTTCTCTTCTTATAACAACCCGCACCAATACTCTCCTGCCACAATATCTGTTCAACAAG GTGTAACCGGATTTCCACTTCAGCCACCTCTCATTCCTTACCGTTGA
- the LOC106406950 gene encoding probable RNA-binding protein ARP1 isoform X2 gives MTGGIGLGDTTYTKVFVGGLAWETHKDTLKKHFEQFGEILEAVVITDKASGRSKGYGFVTFKEADAASKACVDATPVIDGRRANCNLASLGLQRSKPSTPNHGGGRINNMRVMMNTMQTGFGPPHPPTTFSHYPQLPLNLFGYSPYSSDFSPFPTSLYGVYDCYSGGQYGLYSNGNGGSGGLTAAAASAAPFYPCGSGGGHGGVQFTQPQPFYHHFSSYNNPHQYSPATISVQQGVTGFPLQPPLIPYR, from the exons ATGACGGGAGGAATAGGGTTGGGAGACACGACGTACACAAAGGTGTTTGTGGGAGGATTAGCTTGGGAGACGCACAAGGATACGTTGAAGAAGCACTTCGAGCAGTTTGGGGAGATTTTGGAAGCTGTAGTCATCACCGACAAGGCTTCGGGCAGATCTAAGGGCTACGGATTC GTGACATTCAAGGAGGCAGATGCGGCGAGCAAGGCTTGTGTGGACGCTACTCCGGTGATCGACGGAAGAAGAGCAAATTGCAACCTTGCCTCTCTTGGTCTTCAAAGATCCAAACCCTCCACTCCTAACCATg GGGGAGGGAGAATTAACAATATGAGAGTGATGATGAACACAATGCAGACTGGTTTTGGACCACCACATCCACCAACCACTTTCTCTCACTATCCCCAGCTCCCTCTCAATCTCTTTGG GTACTCTCCATACTCGTCAGATTTCTCTCCATTCCCTACG AGCTTATACGGCGTGTACGACTGCTATTCAGGGGGACAATATGGACTATATAGCAATGGAAACGGTGGAAGCGGTGGACTAACCGCAGCAGCCGCATCAGCTGCTCCATTTTATCCTTGTGGTAGCGGTGGAGGACATGGTGGGGTTCAATTCACTCAACCACAACCGTTTTATCATCACTTCTCTTCTTATAACAACCCGCACCAATACTCTCCTGCCACAATATCTGTTCAACAAG GTGTAACCGGATTTCCACTTCAGCCACCTCTCATTCCTTACCGTTGA
- the LOC106431000 gene encoding heavy metal-associated isoprenylated plant protein 22-like, producing MGALDFLSDYFSNNFDVSIRKRKKHKVMQTVNIKVKIDCDGCERKIKNAVSSIKGAKSVEVNRKMHKVTVSGYVDPKKVLKRVQSTGKKKAELWPYVPYTMVAYPYAAGAYDKRAPAGFVRKSEQAQAQPGGTDDKLMSLFSDENPNACIVM from the exons ATGGGAGCTCTCGACTTTCTCTCCGactatttctctaataatttcgATGTCTCGATAAGAAAACGGAAGAAGCATAAAGTCATGCAG ACAGTGAACATAAAGGTGAAGATAGACTGTGACGGATGCGAACGCAAAATCAAGAACGCTGTTTCCTCCATAAAAG ggGCAAAATCGGTGGAAGTGAATAGAAAGATGCACAAAGTGACAGTGAGTGGCTACGTGGATCCCAAGAAAGTATTGAAGAGAGTGCAAAGCACTGGGAAGAAGAAAGCTGAGTTATGGCCGTACGTTCCTTACACGATGGTGGCTTATCCGTACGCAGCTGGAGCTTACGACAAGAGGGCACCAGCGGGTTTTGTGAGGAAGTCGGAGCAGGCTCAGGCGCAGCCGGGAGGTACAGACGATAAGCTCATGTCCCTTTTCAGCGACGAGAACCCTAACGCCTGCATCGTCATGTGA
- the LOC106406950 gene encoding probable RNA-binding protein ARP1 isoform X4: protein MTGGIGLGDTTYTKVFVGGLAWETHKDTLKKHFEQFGEILEAVVITDKASGRSKGYGFVTFKEADAASKACVDATPVIDGRRANCNLASLGLQRSKPSTPNHGGGRINNMRVMMNTMQTGFGPPHPPTTFSHYPQLPLNLFGYSPYSSDFSPFPTSLYGVYDCYSGGQYGLYSNGNGGSGGLTAAAASAAPFYPCGSGGGHGGVQFTQPQPFYHHFSSYNNPHQYSPATISVQQVCFAVPQV from the exons ATGACGGGAGGAATAGGGTTGGGAGACACGACGTACACAAAGGTGTTTGTGGGAGGATTAGCTTGGGAGACGCACAAGGATACGTTGAAGAAGCACTTCGAGCAGTTTGGGGAGATTTTGGAAGCTGTAGTCATCACCGACAAGGCTTCGGGCAGATCTAAGGGCTACGGATTC GTGACATTCAAGGAGGCAGATGCGGCGAGCAAGGCTTGTGTGGACGCTACTCCGGTGATCGACGGAAGAAGAGCAAATTGCAACCTTGCCTCTCTTGGTCTTCAAAGATCCAAACCCTCCACTCCTAACCATg GGGGAGGGAGAATTAACAATATGAGAGTGATGATGAACACAATGCAGACTGGTTTTGGACCACCACATCCACCAACCACTTTCTCTCACTATCCCCAGCTCCCTCTCAATCTCTTTGG GTACTCTCCATACTCGTCAGATTTCTCTCCATTCCCTACG AGCTTATACGGCGTGTACGACTGCTATTCAGGGGGACAATATGGACTATATAGCAATGGAAACGGTGGAAGCGGTGGACTAACCGCAGCAGCCGCATCAGCTGCTCCATTTTATCCTTGTGGTAGCGGTGGAGGACATGGTGGGGTTCAATTCACTCAACCACAACCGTTTTATCATCACTTCTCTTCTTATAACAACCCGCACCAATACTCTCCTGCCACAATATCTGTTCAACAAG TGTGTTTTGCTGTGCCACAGGTGTAA
- the LOC106409978 gene encoding COP9 signalosome complex subunit 5a, giving the protein MESSSTIARKTWELENNILTVKPPADSSSDNIFHYDGAAHAKVLKEKPWATDPNYFKRVQISALALLKMVVHARSGGTIEIMGLMQGKTDGDTIIVMDAFALPVEGTETRVNAQADAYEYMVEYSQTNKLAGRLENVVGWYHSHPGYGCWLSGIDVSTQMLNQQYQEPFLAVVIDPTRTVSAGKVEIGAFRTYPEGHKISDDHVSEYQTIPLNKIEDFGVHCKQYYSLDITYFKSSLDSHLLDLLWNKYWVNTLSSSPLLGNGDYVAGQISDLAEKLDQAESQLVQSWFGGKKASLHKKKKDELPLAKITRDSAKITIEQVHGLMSQVIKDILFNSPRQSDKTPSDPTDPEPMITS; this is encoded by the exons ATGGAGTCTTCGTCTACCATCGCAAGGAAGACATGGGAGCTCGAGAACAACATCCTCACCGTGAAACCACCGGCGGATTCATCCTCCGACAACATATTCCACTACGACGGAGCTGCTCACGCCAAGGTCCTGAAGGAGAAGCCATGGGCCACCGATCCTAACTACTTCAAGCGTGTCCAAATCTCAGCGCTCGCTCTTCTCAAGATGGTTGTGCATGCTCGCTCTGGTGGCACTATCGAGATCATGGGTCTTATGCAGGGGAAAACCGATGGCGATACTATCATCGTTATGGACGCTTTTGCTTTGCCTGTTGAAGGAACCGAGACTAGGGTTAATGCTCAGGCCGATGCGTATGAGTACATGGTTGAATATTCACAGACAAATAAGCTG GCTGGGAGATTGGAGAATGTTGTTGGATGGTATCACTCTCATCCTGGGTATGGATGCTGGCTCTCGGGTATTGATGTTTCAACACAGATGCTTAACCAGCAGTATCAGGAGCCTTTCTTGGCTGTTGTTATTGATCCCACAAGGACTGTTTCGGCAGGTAAGGTTGAGATTGGGGCGTTCAGAACATATCCAGAGGGGCATAAGATCTCAGATGATCATGTTTCTGAGTATCAGACTATCCCTTTAAACAAGATCGAGGACTTTGGTGTTCATTGCAAACAG TACTATTCATTGGACATCACTTATTTCAAGTCATCTCTTGATAGCCACCTTCTTGATCTCCTTTGGAACAAGTACTGGGTGAACACACTATCTTCTTCCCCATTGCTGGGCAATGGAGACTATGTTGCTGGACAAATATCAGACTTGG CTGAGAAGCTTGACCAAGCCGAGAGTCAGCTGGTTCAATCCTGGTTTGGAGGAAAAAAGGCCAGTcttcacaagaaaaaaaag GACGAGCTTCCACTCGCTAAAATAACTCGGGATAGTGCAAAGATAACTATTGAGCAGGTTCATGGATTAATGTCACAG GTTATTAAAGACATATTGTTCAATTCCCCACGTCAGTCTGACAAAACTCCCAGCGACCCGACTGATCCAGAGCCGATGATTACATCGTGA
- the LOC125576511 gene encoding ethylene-responsive transcription factor ERF069-like, protein MKRIVRISFTDVEATDSSSSEDDQTNTESPSPRKGKRFVKEIVIDPSDSAEVRKTRFKIRIPARLTKKFRGVRQRPWGKWAAEIRCGKAHGGIRNGGPVRLWLGTFETAEEAALAYDKAAIRLIGPHAPINFGPESPAVKQDSVAGD, encoded by the coding sequence ATGAAGCGAATCGTGAGGATATCATTCACCGACGTGGAGGCCACCGATTCTTCCAGCAGCGAAGACGATCAGACGAACACCGAATCACCGTCGCCACGAAAAGGGAAGAGGTTCGTCAAGGAGATCGTCATCGACCCATCCGATTCCGCCGAGGTGAGAAAGACGCGGTTTAAGATCAGGATTCCGGCGAGGCTTACGAAGAAGTTCCGAGGTGTGAGGCAGAGGCCGTGGGGGAAATGGGCGGCTGAGATCAGGTGCGGTAAAGCTCACGGTGGAATTCGCAACGGGGGACCTGTTCGTCTTTGGCTTGGGACATTCGAAACCGCCGAGGAAGCTGCTTTGGCTTACGACAAGGCCGCGATTCGGCTTATTGGGCCTCACGCGCCGATCAATTTCGGCCCAGAATCTCCGGCTGTGAAGCAAGATTCCGTTGCGGGGGACTGA